In Oleiharenicola lentus, the following are encoded in one genomic region:
- a CDS encoding SlyX family protein: protein MDDAERLTRLEERYAHLQRHQAEQDKVMLELTEEVARLRAELGVLRARDSSGGTAPEPTDERPPHY from the coding sequence ATGGACGATGCGGAACGACTGACCCGGCTGGAGGAGCGCTACGCGCACCTGCAACGCCATCAGGCGGAACAGGACAAGGTCATGCTCGAGCTCACCGAGGAAGTGGCGCGCCTCCGGGCCGAGCTGGGCGTGCTGCGCGCGCGCGATTCATCCGGCGGCACCGCCCCCGAGCCGACGGACGAAAGGCCGCCGCATTATTGA